TATTGCTACTTTTTCAGGACCATCACTTCTTCAGGACTTACAATTCTCATACtgagaaaaaagacattttattatgCATAAAAGAACTAATACCTGAACATGACACAGCTTCTGAACCTTCTGATAGATCATTGACTCAAATTCTGCACAGAGGGGGCCTTACAAATTTAAAACCTACTGTACTTGAGATTTTTCTAAGACTGGAGTCTATATTTAGACAATGCTTTGATGGACAGATCCTGAAGTTcctgaagtaaaacaaaagacgAGAAAGAACACACCCATTAGGATCACCAGTAATCGGTTTTCTAGAAACAGACACATTTCTGCCATTCATTCCAGTTGACTTTTAGAAAAGGCCACGGTACGGAATCGGTACTTCTAAAAGTTGTAAACGATCTACTCCATTGAGgttcatcagcatatttctcatgtctacAGAGGTGCTTACCTTCAACTTCATAGGATCAGTAACTATTGTCATCATCTCACCACCGATTCAACTAAAACTCTCATCTGCGCCTTTGTGCTGTCGAGGATGGACTATCGCAATTCTCTTTTTGCtggtatcttcttgacagactttaCAGGATCCAGAGTAATGCTGCTCGCCTCATCTGTAGACCATCTACATGTGAACATATATCAACTACCTATAaatgtaagcaaataaaaaatgcgtTCAAGCTTGTTTTAGATGTAAgtgattttaaatgttaataaaaagcATAACTGTAGTCGGACCTTAGAAAGGGATGcacaggaccgggtccgatggcggcgggtagttgcggccctatgctccactgggggcgaataggacaAAAGAAGAAGTCGGACCTTGTCTATTCTGTCCAAAAcgagttaatttattttatttatttattttttactgccCAGCATACCAGGGTTTATTTTAGAAATCTTAACATTTTCACAGTTCTTTTCACAGAATTAACTTTACTCTtttctctatgtactaatcttcttctctatgtactaatcttctgtcgtgggcttctgcccgtgatgaacaaatgtttctttttgttaagcagtgcttttaggcccttggtcacccaaggtttgttgttaggataaacatacactgctttgatggactggtgcaatcaacactattttactcctcacttttacttctaactgtgtgttaaatgtctgtatgggtatgtgagcaaagacaaatttctgtcctcctgggcagacaataaagtctgttttgatttttgatttttgattacTCATGCATTGCCGAAAACAGTGTTAACAGGTGAGCAGTGTCACGTGTCGCATGCTGGTTCAGCGCGAGCCTGGGTTctagaggggaggagggggttgctgcgtcactgtaatctgacgcaattttgtttttgttgtttttgacgTCATTGGCACGGTGggagaaggaaaggaaagtAGAGAGCGGCCATCAGGGTGAGTAGCTGGAAAAGGAATCTGTTCTGAGTACATCGGAGTAACATCTGTCTGTCGGGATATTTCAGGGTACAAACGGAGAAGTGAGAGAGTGGCGCTTGGTATATGTATGTGTCCCCTTCTGTCCCAGAcccattgttttgttttgtgtttcctaccttgttccttttatttcatttgtttgtttttattaaacgTGTATTTGTAGCGTTCTCGCGTGTGCTTGTCGTTTGTTCTGCACTGGAGAGAGATTGGATTCGTTGCTACACGCGACAAGTagcaatgtttatttactttgtcttCTTAGAAAGACTGATTGAACTGCTACGGATTGTCTGTATTTACAGTGTTGATTCATTTACCATGGTTGGACTCTGATCTGTTTCTATTGTGTGAGTCTATGGACTGCTTGGTCTTTCAGATCCACTCTGATGGCGCTCAGGCTGCTAACAACAATCTTTCTAACCCTGTGCACCGCAACCCTGCTGACGATGCTGTATGtcagccagtcacgtgacgctgtCATCCTAGTTCAGCCCGATCCACTCGATGTCCAGGATGAACTACGCAGCACTAATCAGTGTCTGACATTGGGTAAGCACTCTTggaaatataatgtaaaatacGGGCGGCCAGGGCTGCTGATAAACCCTTCAAAAGACTCTGACGTGTTGAGAGGGAGCACCACAGACATCGTCAACAGGATCTACCACAACATGTGTCCTGGTCACCAGACCCTGCCTAACGTACAATTCACTTTCCCAGACATACTGCTCATTGTCGAATTTACAGAACCTGCATACTACAATGCCATTCCCTACCTTGAACTTCTGTACAGGAGATATTTTCCTAATATTCTCTATTGCGGTCTCGAACCTGAAACTCTAAAGGAACAGATTGTGGCTGAGAAACTGGGGTTCCCTATCTACTATTTGCAAGCTCTGAATGACACCTGGCAAACAAAGTACGAGTGTATTCAGCACGCCATGAAAATGTGCGACAACTTCACCGGCTACCTGCTGATCGGCGACGACACTCTCATCAACATGACAAACTTTGAAAGAACTCCGAAATATAAAGCGATGGTGGGTGATGAGTTTGTCAGATCCAGACTATTCGTGATCACTACTCACTTCCAGTACTCGTGGCCGTGCTGGGGTTTGGAAGGCGGGAGGAGTGCCATGCTGGGTGTGCTTAACGAGCTCGCCTTTAAAGCGAACCGTGACAATGATCATCTTGCACAACAATTCCTTAGAAATTATTATTCCTTTGTCAACCACAGCAACATCTTTTACTTTATGGCGATCGACTTCCTGTACGTCCCCAAACGGCTGTCGTCCATTTTCCTCTACATGACGTCATTGTTTCTGAAATACAAGGCCAGCGTGGAAGTGGCGATTccgttttttgtgtgtgcctgCAACACCCAGAGGACGTGCACTTTGTTAGAATGATCAGTCTATGGGGCAACGACAGAGATAATTCGCAGAAACGTTTTGAGAAGGACCTCGTGTACCTGCACCCTTTAAGTACCATGCCAATTTTAAGAGCGCACCACAAGGGAAGGACTTTATCTGTCAGAAGTATTTACGAAGTAAGTAACTATCGCATGGATGAATTCTTGGTCAACATCTGTGAAGCAAATAGTACTCAACGTCTAAGActcttatctccctttatttttgcatttgacaAAGGGACATCTGTGATGAGCCGCGCTTACACcatacagcagaaaaaaaggagtttAAACCTGTGCAGAAAATTGGGTGACTTGACGGGCCAGATGGAAGCAATCAAGAATGATCTCGATGGCTGCCAATCTGCGTGTACTTCTAATCTTTCTGCCTACGTTCCAGTAATTATTTCCCTTCACAGTCTAACACCTACTGGCTTTAAAGACCTGCCCTCGACTGGTCCGAATTTAAGTAGATTCTGGTAATATAGTAGAAATATATTCTGTAAGTTTCAGCGACTTTAACACAACAGTTTATCTACTATCTAATTTCAAGGTTGGCGATTTGCACCCATAGCAAAATCTCGCCCCTACCCGCGATTAACGTGTGACGTCAAGCCGGTGGTGTCCACCCTGTCATGTAGGCGTGTAATGACCTAAAGGTGACGGGTTACATCAGGCTTGTCAGatgatctttatttattttgctctaGTAGCGAAGACGAGTTTAACAGGTTGTCTTCCGACATTGAAAGTATTAAAACTCACGTGTTTGAGTCTGAGTTTCACAATACTCAGGTTAGAATCACCAAAGACACAATCTTTAGGTAAGAAAACGACAAAGAACGACTTCACAAATACCATGTGGTAAGCAATTATGTTGTGCATATGTTCTGTCGTGTAGCGAATCCATGTATCAACCGAATGataaattagaataaaaatttaaagtacgAACTTATTCaccattgttttctcttcacctGTAGGTCTGACTGAAGTTCAAAGTGAAAATTACAATGTTCATCGCAAATctaatcatttttataaaattcagGTGAGgattttaggaaatatttcGACAATAGTGACACGTATAAACACACCCCACTTAACTAACAGAcgaatgacacaaaaaaaactgCTCGGCAGTCACTTATTTTACAAGTTTCATGAGATGGCCTGTGCTTTTTCAATTAATATGAGAATATTTAGTAGTTTTCTTGAATTGATCAATACCGCCTTAAAAGTTATATGCTTACCTTAAAGGCGCACAAATCCAGGACCGTATTAAAAAGCTCAAAATTAAACAATGTTGACAATGACAACGGGATCACTTGATCGTCTGGCGCAACCAATACAGGATGATGCTATGGAAATGAATCCTCCCATCTTCCGTCTGTCTAATCAATGTGCCGCACAACATCAGTAAACATCCAGA
This window of the Pomacea canaliculata isolate SZHN2017 linkage group LG4, ASM307304v1, whole genome shotgun sequence genome carries:
- the LOC112562322 gene encoding uncharacterized protein LOC112562322; protein product: MALRLLTTIFLTLCTATLLTMLYVSQSRDAVILVQPDPLDVQDELRSTNQCLTLGKHSWKYNVKYGRPGLLINPSKDSDVLRGSTTDIVNRIYHNMCPGHQTLPNVQFTFPDILLIVEFTEPAYYNAIPYLELLYRRYFPNILYCGLEPETLKEQIVAEKLGFPIYYLQALNDTWQTKYECIQHAMKMCDNFTGYLLIGDDTLINMTNFERTPKYKAMVGDEFVRSRLFVITTHFQYSWPCWGLEGGRSAMLGVLNELAFKANRDNDHLAQQFLRNYYSFVNHSNIFYFMAIDFLYVPKRLSSIFLYMTSLFLKYKASVEVAIPFFVCACNTQRTCTLLE